The following proteins are encoded in a genomic region of Montipora foliosa isolate CH-2021 chromosome 10, ASM3666993v2, whole genome shotgun sequence:
- the LOC137972696 gene encoding uncharacterized protein has product MNSLPLTYEYNEVGAEMLTPSHLIYGRRLIGLPQETRDDEEENETGYLRRFRYLAKLRIHFWNRWRKEYLIDLRDHHRNKGESKPQDIEATLLTGKLSELNHNAMGYGTAINLAYTGVELFLRKGVPYLAKKPVEMSRDAASEAMRNLKL; this is encoded by the exons ATGAATTCTCTTCCTCTGACCTACGAATATAACGAAGTGGGAGCCGAGATGCTAACTCCATCTCATCTTATCTACGGACGTCGGTTGATAGGTTTACCCCAAGAAACAAGGGATGACGAGGAAGAAAACGAAACAGGGTATCTTCGGAGGTTCAGGTATCTTGCGAAGCTGAGAATACATTTCTGGAATCGTTGGCGTAAAGAATATTTAATCGATTTGAGGGACCATCACCGTAACAAGGGGGAAAGCAAACCACAAG ACATAGAGGCGACATTGTTGACAG GGAAACTATCTGAGCTCAACCACAATGCGATGGGCTATGGAACTGCTATTAACTTAGCTTATACTGGTGTAGAATTGTTTTTGAGAAAGGGTGTCCCATACCTTGCAAAAAAACCTGTAGAGATGAGTCGTGATGCAGCATCTGAAGCTATGAGAAACcttaaattgtaa